From the Erythrolamprus reginae isolate rEryReg1 chromosome Z, rEryReg1.hap1, whole genome shotgun sequence genome, one window contains:
- the ALG2 gene encoding alpha-1,3/1,6-mannosyltransferase ALG2 translates to MFVVAMPCTAEAWATDVIMAAMEHKTNDDEQRKGPSVFFLHPDLGIGGAERLIIDAALALRARGCRVQIWTPRYDSSRCFSETSQLDVRIAGNWLPRNIFGRCHALCAVLRMIWLALHVLLLSGEEFDVFVCDQVSACIPILRLARTPKKVLFYCHFPDQLLTQRKSVLKHFYRAPLDWLEEYTTGMADCILVNSYFTANIFKHTFKSLSHMNPEVLYPSLNVSIFDTAVSANIANIVPKGDKKFLFLSINRYERKKNLVLALKALHDLRGRLDAQSWSEVHLVLAGGYDEAVNENVEYFAELKALAIKLQIDEHITFMRSFSDEQKVALLNNSICVLYTPSNEHFGIVPLEAMYMKCPVITVNSGGPVESVVHNQTGFLCNPVPPQFSEAMEKFIKDPNLKRTMGIAGRMRVLEKFSSEAFTEKLYQYILKLIL, encoded by the exons ATGTTTGTTGTAGCCATGCCCTGTACTGCGGAAGCTTGGGCAACGGATGTCATCATGGCTGCAATGGAGCATAAAACAAATGACGACGAACAGCGAAAGGGACCCTCCGTTTTTTTTCTGCATCCAGATCTCGGTATCGGTGGGGCAGAAAGGCTGATAATAGACGCAGCTCTAGCTCTCCGCGCACGAGGCTGCCGCGTGCAAATTTGGACTCCGCGCTATGATTCCTCGCGGTGTTTCTCCGAAACTTCTCAACTAGATGTACGCATAGCAGGCAACTGGCTGCCGAGGAACATTTTCGGAAGATGCCACGCTCTCTGCGCCGTGCTACGCATGATATGGCTAGCTCTGCATGTGCTACTTCTTAGTGGAGAGGAATTTGACGTCTTTGTTTGTGACCAG GTTTCTGCTTGTATTCCAATACTACGTCTAGCTCGGACTCCTAAGAAGGTTTTGTTTTACTGTCACTTTCCTGATCAACTTTTAACTCAGAGGAAATCAGTGCTTAAACATTTCTATAGAGCGCCACTAGATTGGTTAGAAGAATATACAACTGGCATGGCTGACTGTATTCTTGTCAATAGTTACTTCAcagcaaatatttttaaacacACCTTCAAATCCTTGAGTCACATGAATCCAGAGGTCCTTTATCCCTCTTTGAATGTCAGTATTTTTGATACTGCTGTTTCTGCAAATATTGCTAATATAGTTCCTAAAGGGGACAAGAAATTCTTGTTTCTTTCCATCAAtagatatgaaagaaagaaaaatttagTTTTGGCTTTGAAAGCATTACATGATCTTCGTGGTAGACTTGATGCTCAAAGCTGGAGTGAAGTTCATCTGGTTTTAGCTGGTGGTTATGATGAGGCGGTTAATGAAAATGTGGAATATTTTGCTGAATTAAAAGCACTCGCTATCAAACTTCAGATTGATGAGCATATCACATTTATGAGATCATTCTCTGATGAGCAGAAGGTAGCTCTCCTTAACAATTCCATATGTGTCCTATATACACCAAGTAATGAACACTTTGGTATAGTTCCCTTAGAAGCTATGTATATGAAGTGCCCAGTTATTACTGTAAATTCAGGAGGACCTGTGGAATCAGTTGTACACAATCAGACAGGTTTTCTATGCAATCCTGTTCCACCCCAGTTTTCAGAAGCTATGGAGAAATTTATAAAAGATCCTAATTTAAAGAGGACAATGGGAATTGCTGGGAGAATGAGAGTTTTGGAAAAGTTTTCATCAGAAGCATTCACTGAAAAGTTGTATCAGTATATCCTTAAGTtaatattgtaa
- the SEC61B gene encoding protein transport protein Sec61 subunit beta: MPGPNPSTTSVGASSRSPSKAVAPRATGSTVRQRKNASCGTRNAGRSTSAGTGGMWRFYTEDSPGLKVGPVPVLVMSLLFIASVFMLHIWGKYTRS, from the exons ATG CCGGGTCCCAATCCTAGCACCACCAGTGTGGGTGCCTCGAGTCGCTCCCCGAGCAAGGCAGTAGCCCCACGTGCAACTGGATCCACAGTGCGACAGAG GAAGAATGCAAGCTGTGGAACAAGGAATGCAGGTCGTTCAACTTCTGCTGGTACTGGAGGAATGTGGAGATTTTACACAGAGGATTCCCCTGGTCTCAAAGT aggCCCTGTTCCAGTTCTTGTTATGAGTCTTCTTTTTATTGCATCTGTTTTTATGTTGCACATCTGGGGGAAATACACTCGTTCATAA